A genomic segment from Lignipirellula cremea encodes:
- a CDS encoding DUF1573 domain-containing protein yields MKKMLLIVLGLFVVLCTPVVFGVVIQGSKPYVQKFHHPKMDYQLAQKAKAEARAARLAALEPQVPDTGTPKAEFTEVNHDFGLMAPQSTSRHTFQVRNTGDGYLRLTPGGTSCKCTDLIVDKTPIAPGGVGEVIMEWNSDISRPSFRQYSYVKTNDPDQPEVKLEIHGRVRVVLGQDPPEQWFSRLIRGETATDSFVIYSQELESFQLGDFVSSWSGLTWEVKPAPVEKLQTLNAKCGYEVTLTTPSTFEENQFTHWLRYEAIPDDASQSPRPGQIMVHGRVLRCLSVYGHNLLEGGVIDLGVVDEGESATSHLYIRSRSFDGELKILKVEVEPEFLDVQVRPFSGEGAERTFHLDVTIPDTAPTCRYDQGEWGSVRIHTNHPIAPDVKLKVQMHVRKPIVFE; encoded by the coding sequence ATCCCAAAATGGACTACCAGCTGGCCCAGAAGGCCAAGGCAGAAGCGCGGGCCGCCCGACTGGCTGCGCTGGAGCCCCAGGTCCCCGATACCGGCACGCCGAAAGCAGAGTTTACGGAGGTGAATCACGACTTTGGCCTGATGGCGCCCCAGTCGACCTCTCGCCATACGTTCCAGGTGCGCAACACGGGCGACGGCTACCTGCGTCTTACTCCTGGCGGCACCAGTTGCAAATGCACGGATCTGATTGTCGACAAAACACCGATCGCTCCCGGCGGCGTCGGCGAAGTGATCATGGAATGGAATTCCGATATCAGCCGTCCTTCGTTCCGGCAGTATTCGTATGTCAAAACCAACGATCCCGACCAGCCGGAAGTCAAACTGGAAATCCACGGCCGCGTACGCGTCGTGCTGGGACAGGATCCGCCGGAACAATGGTTCTCCCGGCTGATCCGCGGCGAGACGGCAACGGATTCTTTCGTCATTTATTCGCAGGAATTGGAATCGTTCCAGCTGGGAGACTTTGTCAGCTCCTGGTCCGGGTTGACCTGGGAAGTGAAACCGGCGCCCGTGGAGAAGCTGCAGACGCTGAACGCCAAATGCGGTTACGAAGTCACTTTGACCACTCCTTCGACTTTTGAGGAGAACCAGTTTACCCATTGGCTGCGTTACGAAGCGATTCCCGACGATGCTTCCCAGTCGCCCCGTCCGGGCCAGATCATGGTGCACGGCCGCGTGCTGCGATGCCTGTCGGTTTATGGACATAACCTGCTGGAAGGCGGCGTGATTGATCTGGGCGTGGTCGACGAAGGAGAATCGGCGACTTCGCATCTTTACATTCGTTCACGGTCCTTTGACGGCGAACTGAAAATTCTCAAAGTGGAAGTCGAGCCGGAGTTTCTCGATGTTCAGGTGCGGCCGTTTTCCGGCGAAGGCGCCGAGCGTACGTTCCATCTCGATGTCACCATCCCCGACACCGCGCCGACCTGTCGCTATGACCAGGGAGAATGGGGATCGGTCCGCATTCATACCAATCATCCGATCGCGCCCGATGTCAAACTCAAAGTGCAGATGCATGTGCGCAAACCGATCGTCTTTGAGTAA